Proteins encoded by one window of Desulfurobacterium indicum:
- a CDS encoding YfdX family protein, with protein sequence MRKLIAAMLTAALIAPTGAMATSMKSERKSESTGSSMTGSMMPEHGTSSAAFWKVNTGRREKMIAKKTSMNAVRKKVESLRKMRPSFTTALTAMKKVDEAIILLKEGKTEQAKKVLTEAEKYVEKYMKENKGMGFVPLNQQIAVIEFRGDVKTAEKIVKKAEELLKEGKVQDAKALLNTLSDEIDVINVYLPLTMYKKVVKDAIKEIDKGKKEEAMKMLMAIRDSIAIQKIVIPIPMIKVQALIERAKVMNKKDRKLAIAYLKEAQKELRLAKALGYAYDFEKTYRELDRELKQLETAIEGKKETGSLFNSILEKLKLLKEKATKEITSRTE encoded by the coding sequence ATGAGAAAACTAATAGCTGCAATGCTGACAGCCGCACTCATCGCACCAACAGGAGCAATGGCAACATCTATGAAATCAGAAAGAAAGTCAGAATCTACAGGAAGTAGCATGACCGGTAGCATGATGCCTGAACACGGCACATCCTCCGCCGCTTTCTGGAAGGTAAATACAGGAAGAAGAGAAAAGATGATTGCGAAAAAAACCTCTATGAATGCTGTAAGGAAAAAAGTTGAATCATTAAGAAAAATGAGGCCTTCCTTTACAACAGCTTTAACAGCAATGAAAAAAGTTGACGAAGCGATAATACTGCTAAAAGAAGGAAAAACAGAGCAAGCTAAAAAAGTTTTAACTGAAGCAGAGAAATATGTCGAAAAATACATGAAAGAAAACAAAGGAATGGGCTTTGTTCCCCTTAATCAGCAGATAGCAGTCATAGAATTTAGAGGAGATGTAAAAACTGCAGAAAAAATAGTCAAAAAGGCAGAAGAACTTCTTAAAGAAGGCAAAGTACAGGATGCAAAAGCCCTCCTCAACACGTTATCTGACGAAATAGATGTAATCAATGTCTATCTACCGCTTACCATGTATAAAAAAGTTGTAAAAGATGCAATCAAAGAGATAGACAAAGGCAAGAAAGAAGAAGCCATGAAAATGCTCATGGCCATAAGAGACAGTATAGCCATTCAGAAAATCGTAATCCCAATACCTATGATTAAAGTGCAAGCTCTGATAGAAAGAGCAAAAGTTATGAACAAAAAAGACAGAAAGTTAGCCATAGCTTACCTTAAAGAAGCACAAAAAGAATTAAGACTTGCAAAAGCTTTAGGTTACGCCTACGACTTTGAAAAAACTTACAGAGAATTGGATAGAGAATTAAAGCAACTTGAAACAGCAATAGAAGGAAAGAAAGAGACAGGTTCTCTATTTAACTCTATTCTTGAAAAACTCAAGCTTCTAAAAGAAAAAGCTACGAAAGAAATAACATCCAGGACAGAATAA
- a CDS encoding ABC transporter ATP-binding protein translates to MDTVLRVENLSVTFENKGILKSEVFHAVKGVSFSLHKGEVLGIVGQSGSGKTTVGRAILGLVPYEGKIEFKGKTISCMFQDPLASLHPYLSVRRQLLDILPDEERIKRLFASFNLNYERLSGKKPSELSGGQRQRVIIIRSLLVSPDLIIADEPISMLDVTLKMWVLKTLRELKENFDLSMLFVTHDLLTTKYICDRIMVMKDGEIVEEGTLEEIFKNPKKEYTRELLQAIPRL, encoded by the coding sequence ATGGATACGGTTCTTCGTGTTGAAAATCTGTCTGTTACATTTGAAAATAAAGGTATTTTAAAATCTGAAGTGTTTCATGCTGTTAAAGGTGTTTCTTTTTCTCTTCATAAAGGTGAGGTACTTGGGATAGTTGGTCAGAGTGGTTCTGGGAAAACCACTGTTGGAAGGGCGATTCTTGGACTTGTTCCTTATGAAGGGAAGATAGAGTTTAAAGGTAAAACGATATCATGTATGTTTCAAGATCCTCTTGCTTCTCTACATCCTTACCTTTCAGTAAGGAGACAGTTACTCGATATTTTGCCTGATGAGGAGAGGATAAAAAGGCTTTTCGCAAGTTTTAATCTTAACTATGAAAGGCTGTCGGGAAAGAAGCCTTCGGAGCTTTCGGGAGGACAGAGGCAGAGAGTAATTATAATAAGATCACTTCTTGTTTCTCCTGATCTTATAATTGCCGATGAGCCGATTTCCATGCTTGATGTAACGCTTAAGATGTGGGTTTTAAAAACATTGAGGGAACTTAAAGAAAATTTTGATCTCTCAATGCTTTTTGTCACTCATGACCTTCTCACTACAAAGTATATTTGCGACCGTATCATGGTGATGAAAGATGGTGAAATCGTGGAAGAGGGAACGTTAGAAGAAATTTTTAAAAATCCAAAAAAGGAATATACCAGGGAACTTCTTCAGGCTATTCCAAGATTATGA
- the proB gene encoding glutamate 5-kinase, with amino-acid sequence MLRQVKRVVIKVGSQLLAEKNGLNKNFIEKIAEEISTLKREGKEVILVSSGAVLAGIKVLNLDRKPKSLQEKQALSAVGQPYLMAEYTQAFKKHGYNIAQVLLTAEDLRSKKRFSHAKDTFHALSKLNVIPIVNENDTVSVEEIKIGDNDNLAAHVSVVVEADLLIMLTTTNGIFDKDPNIFPDAKKIESVKDIHELQLTCDFSGKSPFGTGGMWTKVEAAFKAARKGIPVIIANGREEKITVKILKGKKKGTLFLPKKELKAKAYRILYLEKPKGKLIIDKGAEEAVLEKGKSLLPKGVKKVEGTFERGDVVEVVNTEGKKLFKGIVKCSSRELLSFDKECIHRDDMVFL; translated from the coding sequence ATGCTCCGACAGGTTAAAAGAGTCGTAATAAAGGTAGGAAGTCAACTGCTGGCAGAAAAAAATGGATTGAACAAAAACTTTATAGAAAAAATCGCTGAAGAAATATCCACATTAAAAAGAGAGGGAAAAGAGGTTATTCTCGTCAGTTCTGGAGCTGTTCTTGCAGGTATAAAAGTTTTGAACCTTGATAGAAAACCAAAATCCCTTCAAGAAAAACAGGCACTTTCTGCAGTTGGACAACCCTATCTAATGGCAGAATATACACAAGCTTTTAAAAAACATGGATACAACATAGCCCAGGTCCTTTTAACAGCCGAAGACCTTCGCTCAAAAAAACGCTTCTCTCATGCAAAAGACACCTTTCATGCACTGTCAAAATTAAACGTCATTCCCATAGTGAACGAAAATGACACAGTTTCTGTTGAAGAAATCAAAATCGGGGATAACGACAATCTTGCAGCTCACGTGTCTGTTGTAGTTGAGGCTGACCTGCTTATAATGCTGACCACTACCAACGGCATATTCGACAAAGATCCAAACATCTTTCCCGATGCGAAAAAAATAGAATCAGTAAAAGATATTCACGAACTTCAACTAACATGTGACTTCTCAGGCAAAAGCCCTTTCGGAACCGGCGGAATGTGGACAAAAGTCGAAGCAGCTTTTAAAGCTGCCAGAAAAGGCATTCCAGTTATCATAGCCAACGGAAGAGAAGAGAAAATAACAGTAAAAATTCTAAAAGGAAAAAAGAAAGGTACACTCTTCCTACCTAAAAAGGAACTTAAAGCAAAAGCGTACAGAATTCTCTACCTGGAAAAACCAAAAGGGAAACTGATAATAGATAAAGGAGCAGAAGAAGCAGTCTTAGAAAAAGGAAAAAGCCTTCTTCCAAAAGGCGTAAAAAAAGTAGAAGGAACTTTTGAAAGAGGTGATGTAGTTGAAGTTGTAAATACGGAAGGAAAAAAACTATTTAAAGGCATTGTGAAATGCAGTAGCAGAGAGCTTCTTTCATTTGACAAAGAGTGTATTCACCGCGACGACATGGTGTTTTTATAA
- a CDS encoding FprA family A-type flavoprotein — protein MAAKEIKKGIYWVGAVDWDRVLFDELVALPEGTSYNAYLVVGSEKVALIDTVEPYKKKELFENLEELGVDSIDYVISNHAEQDHSGSIPYVLEKFPEAKVVTNAKCKGMLQDFFSLPDDVFKIISDRETLSLGDKTLQFFMAPWVHWPETMFTYAVEDKVLFPCDFLGSHIATSELFDTTDENRAKVYLETKRYYAEIMMPFRNFIKKHLALIDELSPEIIAPSHGVVIKETEFILNAYKEWVSDDVKPLVLIPFVSMHESTRVMVEFLTRELSKRGVRVRPYNLITSDLSNIAMDLVDAAAVVFASPAVLAGAHPSVIGFAYLMNGLRPKTRFLSLIGSYGWSGTVVEKHIKGVLSVIKAEWIDSVLVKGTPKENDFKKLEVLAEILSEKLSTV, from the coding sequence ATGGCAGCTAAAGAGATAAAGAAAGGTATCTACTGGGTCGGAGCGGTAGACTGGGACAGGGTTCTTTTTGATGAGCTTGTTGCTCTGCCGGAAGGCACAAGTTACAATGCTTACCTTGTTGTGGGAAGTGAGAAGGTGGCGCTCATAGATACTGTTGAGCCTTATAAGAAAAAGGAACTTTTTGAGAATCTGGAGGAGCTTGGGGTTGATAGTATAGATTATGTCATTTCTAACCATGCTGAGCAGGATCATTCTGGTTCTATTCCTTATGTTTTAGAGAAGTTTCCGGAAGCCAAGGTTGTTACAAATGCCAAGTGTAAAGGAATGCTTCAGGATTTCTTTTCGCTTCCTGATGATGTTTTTAAAATTATTTCGGATAGAGAGACCCTTTCTCTTGGTGATAAGACCCTTCAGTTTTTTATGGCTCCCTGGGTCCACTGGCCCGAGACTATGTTTACTTATGCTGTTGAAGATAAAGTGCTCTTTCCGTGTGATTTTTTAGGTTCTCACATTGCGACGAGTGAGCTGTTTGATACGACAGATGAAAATAGGGCTAAAGTCTATCTGGAGACAAAGCGTTATTATGCAGAGATAATGATGCCTTTCCGCAATTTTATAAAGAAGCATCTTGCACTTATAGATGAGCTTTCGCCGGAAATAATAGCTCCTAGCCACGGGGTTGTTATCAAAGAAACGGAATTTATTCTAAATGCTTATAAAGAGTGGGTTTCTGACGATGTGAAACCGCTTGTTCTGATTCCTTTTGTATCGATGCATGAAAGCACCCGTGTAATGGTTGAATTTTTAACCAGAGAGCTTTCGAAAAGGGGCGTAAGAGTAAGGCCTTACAATTTAATAACATCAGATTTGAGTAACATTGCTATGGATCTAGTTGATGCTGCAGCTGTGGTTTTTGCTTCTCCTGCTGTTCTTGCTGGTGCTCACCCGTCTGTTATAGGTTTTGCTTATCTTATGAATGGTTTAAGGCCTAAAACACGTTTTCTTTCACTTATCGGATCTTATGGCTGGAGCGGAACAGTTGTTGAAAAACATATTAAAGGTGTTCTTTCTGTTATAAAAGCTGAATGGATAGATTCTGTTTTAGTTAAAGGAACTCCGAAAGAGAATGATTTTAAGAAGCTTGAAGTTTTAGCCGAAATTCTTTCCGAAAAACTTAGCACTGTTTAA
- a CDS encoding diguanylate cyclase domain-containing protein, translated as MEKKRGIPVSYKEIGYLLEKLILPLGGSCIILDENKKVRYVTRLSPLCNILKKQDEKMCREFLSENFKRAQETKEPFTTKCPIGKLVYVIPIYIDGKFKGIGTGSIGVASFSRRRRRKLIEIARKANIPESKLLKLAEEEFLNKRYLISSNRNIFFREIKDTECVMKALRRFLEVLKIRIAIKKNSPQCCYTYDLMDAIEYLIAGNFSPSPEKFNEKNERDLLLKLVELAKKTCREMLKVTMSESIRWKAYHDSLTGVYNRYVLEEELKKIRELRLVPVAFILVDMDDLKKINDNYGHEMGDKAIYAVAKAVKSAVRRNDVVVRIGGDEFIIVLPGITEREVKEIIERIEENVAKSASIFGLPFNLSVSIGYEILKAYEDPEEAILRADKNMYKCKKCRKNGNGKF; from the coding sequence ATGGAAAAGAAAAGGGGCATACCTGTAAGTTACAAAGAGATAGGGTATTTGCTTGAAAAACTTATTCTCCCGCTTGGCGGTTCCTGTATTATTTTGGATGAAAACAAAAAAGTTCGTTATGTAACAAGACTGTCTCCTCTTTGCAATATACTGAAAAAGCAAGACGAGAAAATGTGCAGAGAATTTTTATCTGAAAACTTTAAAAGAGCACAGGAAACGAAAGAGCCCTTCACAACAAAGTGTCCAATAGGGAAACTTGTCTATGTCATCCCTATTTACATAGACGGAAAATTTAAAGGTATAGGAACAGGCTCAATAGGTGTAGCCAGTTTTTCAAGAAGGAGAAGAAGAAAACTCATAGAAATAGCGCGAAAAGCAAACATTCCCGAAAGCAAACTGTTAAAACTTGCCGAAGAAGAATTCCTGAACAAAAGGTATTTAATATCAAGCAACCGTAATATCTTTTTCAGAGAGATAAAAGATACCGAATGTGTAATGAAAGCCCTACGAAGGTTTTTAGAAGTGCTTAAAATAAGAATTGCTATAAAAAAAAATTCTCCTCAATGTTGTTATACATATGATCTTATGGACGCAATAGAATATCTTATTGCCGGAAATTTTAGTCCATCTCCTGAAAAGTTTAACGAAAAAAATGAAAGAGATTTACTGTTAAAACTGGTAGAGCTTGCTAAAAAAACGTGCAGAGAAATGTTAAAAGTAACAATGTCCGAATCAATAAGATGGAAAGCATACCACGACAGTTTGACAGGTGTTTACAACAGATATGTCCTGGAAGAAGAACTGAAAAAGATAAGAGAACTGCGACTTGTCCCTGTAGCATTTATCCTGGTAGATATGGATGATTTAAAAAAAATCAACGACAACTACGGCCATGAAATGGGGGATAAAGCCATATATGCGGTTGCAAAAGCCGTTAAATCGGCAGTAAGAAGAAATGATGTTGTTGTCAGGATAGGCGGTGATGAATTCATAATAGTCCTACCCGGCATTACAGAAAGAGAAGTAAAAGAGATAATAGAAAGAATAGAGGAAAATGTTGCCAAGTCAGCATCGATATTCGGACTGCCGTTTAATCTAAGCGTATCCATAGGATATGAAATTCTTAAAGCTTATGAAGACCCTGAAGAAGCCATACTAAGAGCAGATAAGAACATGTATAAATGTAAAAAGTGCAGGAAGAACGGCAACGGTAAATTTTAA
- a CDS encoding hemolysin family protein — MSGFYIVAILICVAFEAFFSGSEIAIISVSRVELKKRLKRGDRAAVLLNQLLKEPEKILATTLVGTNISTVSAATLFTAFVIDSASSTYPFIGKYPELFTVATLTPLTITFGELIPKSLFQKYSDKVAFKIVYPLYFFHRLFRPLTLLITFVAGFLTNLFGEETKKNPFVTKEELELLVESASRSAFEKTERKILKNVLRLKEKTLGDIYVPLVNVVAVNMNSRVKEALKLFNKTGFSKLPVYRERFDDIVGYILITDLLDANDKFASVKNFLRPILVLPEYMSLIDALKELRRAKTQMAVVVDEFGSTLGIVTIEDILEEIVGRIDDEFGGEHPLVNKLSDGSLVVDGSVEINEINRYLKTSLPSKADYITIAGFVLKTLGRFPKKGEKIKFHDLTIEVADVDKRRIKKLRLKES, encoded by the coding sequence GTGAGTGGCTTTTACATAGTTGCGATCTTAATTTGTGTTGCATTTGAAGCGTTTTTTTCGGGAAGCGAGATAGCCATTATTTCTGTTAGTCGTGTTGAGCTGAAAAAGCGCCTTAAAAGAGGTGATAGGGCTGCAGTTTTGTTGAATCAGCTTTTGAAAGAACCAGAGAAGATTCTTGCTACTACTTTAGTTGGAACGAACATATCTACTGTTTCTGCTGCAACGCTTTTCACGGCTTTTGTTATAGATAGTGCATCTTCAACATATCCTTTTATCGGGAAATATCCTGAGCTTTTTACGGTAGCTACACTTACGCCTCTTACAATTACCTTTGGAGAGCTCATTCCTAAAAGTTTGTTTCAGAAATATTCAGATAAAGTTGCTTTTAAGATAGTTTACCCTCTCTATTTCTTTCACAGGCTCTTTAGGCCTTTAACATTGCTTATTACTTTTGTTGCGGGATTTTTAACAAACCTTTTTGGTGAAGAAACAAAGAAAAATCCTTTTGTTACGAAGGAGGAGCTTGAACTTCTGGTTGAGAGTGCTTCCCGTTCTGCTTTTGAAAAAACCGAGAGAAAAATACTTAAAAATGTTCTTCGTTTGAAAGAGAAGACGTTAGGTGATATTTATGTTCCGCTGGTAAATGTAGTTGCTGTTAATATGAATTCCCGTGTAAAAGAGGCTTTAAAACTCTTTAATAAAACTGGATTTTCAAAATTGCCCGTTTATAGGGAGCGGTTTGATGATATTGTAGGCTATATATTGATAACTGACCTTCTTGATGCAAATGATAAGTTTGCCTCTGTTAAAAACTTCTTGCGGCCTATTCTTGTTCTTCCTGAATATATGAGCCTTATTGATGCTTTGAAAGAGTTAAGAAGAGCAAAAACTCAGATGGCTGTTGTTGTTGATGAGTTTGGTTCCACTTTGGGGATAGTTACCATTGAGGATATACTTGAGGAGATAGTTGGAAGGATTGATGATGAGTTTGGAGGTGAACATCCACTTGTAAATAAGCTTTCTGACGGTTCTTTAGTCGTTGACGGTTCAGTAGAGATAAATGAGATAAACAGGTACTTGAAAACTTCTCTTCCTTCAAAAGCAGATTATATAACGATTGCTGGCTTTGTTTTAAAAACTTTGGGCAGATTTCCAAAAAAAGGTGAAAAAATAAAATTTCATGATCTTACGATTGAAGTTGCCGATGTAGACAAAAGGCGCATAAAGAAATTGAGGTTAAAGGAAAGTTAA